In Brassica napus cultivar Da-Ae chromosome A3, Da-Ae, whole genome shotgun sequence, the sequence TCTTATTCTATGATTAAGTTTACAAAACATGGACGCAGCTTTTAAGTTGTCCCACATTACACAACTTTAGCTGATTCAATAAACACGAGATAGTAGAGATCCGAATATCAGAGGAGCTAAGTCACAATCCAGATAAAAAAAGTGACTTACATATACAAAATCTTCTGCAGAGGCTGAAACTGCCCAGTCACATCCAGGACTCGGACTGGCATTACCCTTTCTAGTATGCAGCGCAGATGACACCCAAATGCAATATCTACATGTTATAAGCACATTGTCAAAATGAGAACTGAAACCCAAAACTAATAAGcgtaaataatttaataatcaaattttattaaacctCGAAAGAAGCTGCAAGGTCAATCGAAGAAATTTATCAGCAGCGGAGAAAACAAGAACATCTTCTTTCCAACATGACCGCAAGCTTTCCAACAGAGTAGCGCTCTGTCTGAGCATTAAGTTGGGAAAACTCTGTTTATCTAAATCAGAATCCTGAATGAAAACCAGGGAAGAAGAAGTAAGAGCAGAATCCAAGGCTCCAGCTATCTCCTGAAAcctgaaattatatattttcgagTTAGAGAAGCTGAGACACCACCACTAATATAACAGTAAGTCAACCATCTATGGTATATCTCCAATACCTCAGTGAAAAGTATACTCCCACATTCCATTGCTTCATGAATTCGATACATACTGCTTCAGTTCGAAACTTGGTGACAGCGGACCTTGACGGACAATAACCTTCATAAAAAGTACATGCTATGACGCTActgaaaaatattcaaataatgttatcaactaatataaaattatactatttgTTTATATAAGACGCATGAAGATTAGTTCACAATGCGTCTGAAATCTGAATAGCCATGAGATCAAGCTCAGAGAAAGATATAGATCAGCTAACCTACCTTCAAGATATGCCAAGAAATCCAAGCTTGCCTTGTAATTTTTCAAGAACTCAGTAGGCCTTCCAGGAGAAAAGGCTCCTGGTTTGACCTTCTGGATTGCCGAAAGAACTTCTTTCAGGATTGAATTTGCCAGGAAATTGAAGACGTGCAAACCCGATTTCTCTGTTTATAAACAAGATACCAAGCAAGGAGTACACTGAGTTAGATATAAAATGATATGTCCAATGTCAACTACTCCTATCGGAAATAGGATTGACTACGAACTGTGATAACGAACAAGACTGCTATTTCAGAGAGTGGAGCAACTTACCGGTTGAAGATATTTCTATCAGCATTTTACAGTCCTTCGCAATAAAATGCTTGATAAGTTTGTAATCGTTTTCAAGTTCATCTGAACTTCCAGTAGCATCTGCTGATCTTTCATGTGCAATCGTTTTATGTATAAATGGAGCCACAATCGTTGTACGAAAAATTTCTTCTGCATTCGTGGTGTTATCAATGGCAGCATATGCACGCAAGCAGTTGTAAAGGACGCTTGTGTCGCTGTTGTTTAGTCCGTCAATGAAGCAATGACCTAGACTAGCATCCAGTAACACACTAGCACTCTGAATCCTCTTCTCCATGTTCTCAACGAAAGGCAGGTTCTGTACTGgcataaaagaaaaaagtagTGAGCATCAGCCGTAAGACTTTCTATTGTCTTCTGAGGCAAACAAGTTTAatggaaatttttttagaaCACCAGAGATTTCACAATAATTTACCAGGTACCATCTCATTGTACTCTATTTTGTCAGCAATCTTATTAAAGCCATGAATTCTCCTATCAGCCCAGACATTTCTCAAGCCCCATAAGCATAACTAGTTTTAATCCCCAAGAGACTACTCATGCAGTATACCCCAAACTCTTCCACAATTATCCTATAAGACACCCAATTTCTTGCCGTTCTCATTATAACTTTGACGCTCGAGAACAGGTAGGACTGAAAAGCAAAACTTCCTACCATCAATATCAAAATACTCCTATGTTTACTAACTACACTTTGTGCATTAAAAGGAACAGAGTGCATTgctaatgtaatatatattttgtaatgaacAAGGAAATGATGAATTGTGAATTCAcaagagaaaaaggaaaaaagtaaATGCGTGATGGAGACCTGTGCATGAGCCATATAGAACTTGAGCCGATTCATTTCACTAGCTATTCTCTCCAAAAGCATGCTTTGGGTTTCTCTCATGGTATTGCCATCTTGCTGCGTGGCATTTTCAACATTCACAGCGCTCCTTCCCAGGGAAACACCATCCTCGTTTTTCCAATCAGAAGGAGCACTCGGTAGAACTTTTATAAGCTTCTCAACCTAAAACTCCCCAAGGAACATACCTTATTTACGTCAATCATTCAGATTTTAATAACCAACAAGCAATGGAGAAACATCTTTACTCAATATAAACGAAACTACAATGCACGATCATGAACAGATCGCTAACGAAATCAAGTACCTTAGATACCACATGAAAAGTATCGAGCAACAACTCCAAAACCTCCCTCGCAGCAGCGGCATCGGACCTCTGCTGCAACCCACTCCTCAGTGCGAAAAGCGCAGCCTCCACGGATCCCCGAAACGCAGCGATCTTCTCGCGGATCCCAAGGAGCGGGGCGCGCATGCGGACAACAGCCTCATCGATATCGACGAGCTTAGTGCTCAGGCTCACGAAATCAGCGTAGTCTCGATTGATGAGATCAACGAGCTCGCGGTTGAGGGAGGCGAGGTGTGATCGGAGCTCGGATCGGAGAGTGTCGAAGGGAACGAAGGTGCGGAGCTCGGAGATGTAGGACTCGGAGTCGAAGTCAGGGGAGAGGAAGAGGGAAGGCTTGAACCAGAGAGGATGCGAGTCGTAAGGATCGGAGAAGAAGTCTGAGGCGGATCTCGGAGCTGACGATGGCGAAGGTAGCGGAGCGACCAGATCTGACATTTTCGATTCGATGCAGTGTGGGAAGCCTGAGTGATCCGTGAGGAAGATAATCGAAGCTTAAGGGTGTTTCTACCAAACCAATTGAACCGGTTAAAATATTCAGTGAGCTACAAAACCAAATATCATATGGTTGTTTGGTTACCGCAAATATCATAAGGGCTGTTTGTTTGGTTACCGCAGGTACCGGCGGCAGCGGCAGTGTCAACATTCTGCGTCAACTCTTGTTCGTTTCGTTGACGCAGAAAGCTGCGTCTGACGCCGATAAAATCTGCGGTCGCGATATAGTATGCGTCAGCGTCAGCGTCAGCATctgcaaaacgaacaacaactatCCTCATTGACGCTGCCGCCGTCGCTGCCGCTGATGCCAaaacctgcggcaaccaaacgaacaggtCATATACTCCAATCCACAACACAGAGAAGGTGTATTTTTCAAACATGAATATTATGATTATAGAAAAAAGTAACATTAttgaatttagttttaaaatgtatagtaaattttattatgaTTGAAAATAATTTGGTAAACCTTCCTATTTCACCACACAAAAGTTTAACTAACTTCATAGTAACTTACACAATTCGtcgaaaattatttaaaactcatctaaaattaaattattttagatcGTCTCAAATACATAACGTTTTGCGTCTGCTAAGTCATCAGATTTATctgagattctttttttttggtcaaatttaTCCGGGATtctaaactttaaaattttaataataacaataatgaGGTTTAATTGGAATTAGGATCTGAGACCATATTTTATGGCaattaaaaaacttatttaataaacatcttatatttttagaattgtGTCACTGATTTTTAATTTGATCTGATCATAGGAATAGGTTGAGGGAGAAATAGGTTTCAATCAATATATTCACCATCTTTTCCtgaattaaaagagaaaaaaattgagGATAGTCTCATATTTATAGCTATGGATGTTTTATTGAATAGAGAATTAGAACTACGTAATGGAATTAGAGTTTGATTGTACTTCAGTGGAATTTGATGATTCCAATATAATGCAATGGGATTATAACTGCAATCGaacttttttgtttctaaaattaGTGGATATTTTTAATTTGCTAGGTAGTTAAGATGTGATGAACTTttacgaaaataaaagaaactggTTTTAGTCACCTTCAACCCATGATGTCGTCTCTTATCTTCAGACTTCTTAAAACGTGAATTTAGATTTGCATATCCCTAATAATCAGGTCAGTTCTTAATACATCCACATCAATTTGGAACATCTCCATCTTGGAGGAGAATCTCCTACGTTGGAggaaaattgtaaaagaaaaaa encodes:
- the LOC106442734 gene encoding conserved oligomeric Golgi complex subunit 2, whose protein sequence is MSDLVAPLPSPSSAPRSASDFFSDPYDSHPLWFKPSLFLSPDFDSESYISELRTFVPFDTLRSELRSHLASLNRELVDLINRDYADFVSLSTKLVDIDEAVVRMRAPLLGIREKIAAFRGSVEAALFALRSGLQQRSDAAAAREVLELLLDTFHVVSKVEKLIKVLPSAPSDWKNEDGVSLGRSAVNVENATQQDGNTMRETQSMLLERIASEMNRLKFYMAHAQNLPFVENMEKRIQSASVLLDASLGHCFIDGLNNSDTSVLYNCLRAYAAIDNTTNAEEIFRTTIVAPFIHKTIAHERSADATGSSDELENDYKLIKHFIAKDCKMLIEISSTEKSGLHVFNFLANSILKEVLSAIQKVKPGAFSPGRPTEFLKNYKASLDFLAYLEGYCPSRSAVTKFRTEAVCIEFMKQWNVGVYFSLRFQEIAGALDSALTSSSLVFIQDSDLDKQSFPNLMLRQSATLLESLRSCWKEDVLVFSAADKFLRLTLQLLSRYCIWVSSALHTRKGNASPSPGCDWAVSASAEDFVYVIHDVNYLVSEVCGDYLKHISQYISSCSTEVRDVVRMSILQGGDKLKEVLPLLTNTIIEIIVDKSVEDLRQVKGITATYRLTNKPPPVRHSPYVVGILRHVKAFLEGEKATRYLTQATREELLLRTVTEITRRYYELADEVVSVARRTESSLQQFRRKAQKRAGAASGVSDDNVSETDKMCMQLFLDTQEYGRNISALGLKPAEIPVYCSLWQCVAPADRQNTISV